A section of the Bacillus sp. HSf4 genome encodes:
- a CDS encoding acyltransferase, which produces MRKTKRYPVSGANSLWHVYQTVPFFKVVKNFIVIQAARYTPFLGVKNWLYRTFLRMEIGEKSSFALMVMLDVMFPEKISVGRNTVIGYNTTILAHEYLIKEYRLGEVKIGDEVMIGANATILPGVEIGDGAVISAGTLVHKDVPPGAFVGGNPMRLIYTKEEMEKRLKTPAE; this is translated from the coding sequence TTGAGAAAAACGAAACGCTATCCGGTGTCAGGCGCCAATTCGTTATGGCACGTCTATCAGACGGTTCCGTTTTTCAAAGTGGTCAAAAATTTCATCGTCATACAAGCGGCGCGCTATACGCCTTTTTTAGGGGTCAAAAATTGGCTGTACCGGACCTTTTTGCGAATGGAGATCGGTGAAAAAAGCTCATTTGCCCTGATGGTCATGCTTGATGTGATGTTTCCCGAAAAAATTTCCGTCGGACGAAACACCGTGATCGGCTACAATACGACCATTTTAGCCCATGAATATTTAATCAAAGAGTATCGGCTCGGCGAGGTTAAAATCGGCGATGAAGTGATGATCGGAGCGAATGCGACGATCCTTCCCGGTGTTGAAATCGGCGACGGCGCAGTCATCTCCGCCGGTACGCTCGTCCACAAAGATGTTCCGCCCGGAGCGTTTGTCGGCGGCAATCCAATGCGGCTTATCTATACAAAAGAAGAAATGGAAAAACGTTTGAAAACCCCTGCTGAATGA
- the ppaX gene encoding pyrophosphatase PpaX, whose product MKINTVLFDLDGTLINTNELIIASFLHTLDHYAPGRYQREDVLSFIGPSLYETFSSIHPDQTDEMIRMYREFNHQMHDELVTEYETVYETLERLRAEGYKLGIVTTKLRDTVNMGLKLTGLDAFFETVVTLDDVERPKPDPEPVLLALSKLDSRPAEAIMIGDNYHDILAGKHAGTKTAGVAWTVKGEESLAKHHPDYMLSKMSDLLQILGVETT is encoded by the coding sequence ATGAAAATTAATACGGTTTTATTTGATTTGGATGGAACGCTTATCAATACAAATGAGCTGATAATCGCGTCGTTTTTGCATACGCTTGATCATTATGCACCCGGCCGGTATCAGCGGGAGGATGTGCTAAGTTTCATCGGCCCGTCATTGTATGAAACCTTCAGCAGCATACATCCGGATCAAACAGATGAGATGATCAGGATGTACCGCGAATTCAATCATCAAATGCATGATGAGCTTGTCACAGAGTATGAGACGGTATACGAGACGCTTGAGCGTCTGAGAGCTGAAGGATACAAGCTCGGAATTGTTACAACCAAGCTGCGGGATACCGTCAACATGGGGCTAAAGCTTACCGGTCTGGATGCTTTTTTTGAGACGGTAGTGACCCTTGATGACGTAGAGCGGCCAAAACCGGACCCGGAGCCGGTGCTGCTCGCGCTTTCAAAGCTTGACAGCCGTCCCGCGGAAGCGATCATGATCGGTGATAATTACCACGATATATTAGCGGGGAAACATGCGGGAACAAAAACCGCGGGTGTCGCGTGGACGGTAAAAGGAGAGGAAAGCCTTGCCAAGCACCACCCCGATTATATGCTCAGCAAAATGAGCGACCTCCTTCAAATCCTTGGAGTGGAAACAACTTGA